One region of Wyeomyia smithii strain HCP4-BCI-WySm-NY-G18 chromosome 3, ASM2978416v1, whole genome shotgun sequence genomic DNA includes:
- the LOC129727892 gene encoding uncharacterized protein LOC129727892 isoform X2: MATNSGVGIGSIIGLSPLNLHETVTPACLWIDNEVPFKALDATGWGDTGFAQERTPSLLKVTLKPTTHVECSEIYGNTNRLLRDGLKQTQICAGDKFMDTCPGDSGGPLQIKLLHNGKVSPFLVGVTSFGSACGTSTPGVYTRVSSYYQWILKTIQSLESSVRDWSLEPVGCALRYVPLREYEDDVIVSRSEDFISLDSTKAHMHFGEKNLQHTVTVGWQDRRVWRENCSGTLIADDTVLTVAECASHSGVTPSHVVINSNGNTSNIGMIYVHPGYIRNSLYNNIAVLKLKDRVQFSDRVTPACIWHSPEIPDPQVEVAGIGRTDINEFHFYGEPEGFKPMKRTLLPRLSVNTPQNCSIPEKFYSQLSRGLAPEHLCVGDRLFLVPDSCQLLYGAPIQRQIWRNGRYFAYAYGLNAFGRDCGFGEAAVATRLVSHVDWLKSVLLPNIHDGQSSVQFVNPEWKENDRCSFDHGNELPGICTHYTKCSKIWNDFKAKRRVSFCSSVQVVCCPRQFVESNIKQQRGNELDTCRTDYRRFHPKLFNLYTATGLSHTVTITWKDSKSVRCLASLITKRTAVTSASCALSQPNKPTTAVLANNESIAIEQTVVHPDYNSNDNSNNIALVKLTNEVKPTAAVYPACVWTNITHTPLDLLSIEAGNVENIKRKVAPMYNSDCQRDYTRRIAADHLCVEDLQLYANNTCYITGDQLIWTSVDESAVGDSAVTFYVVGFYSFGEKCREAYPAVFTRISSYVNWIRENI, from the exons TTTACACGAAACAGTTACTCCGGCCTGCCTTTGGATTGATAATGAAGTTCCTTTCAAAGCACTGGACGCTACCGGATGGGGAGACACTGGATTTG CACAAGAAAGAACCCCGTCACTGCTAAAGGTAACACTCAAGCCCACAACTCACGTGGAATGCAGTGAAATTTACGGCAACACCAACCGGCTACTGAGAGACGGCCTCAAGCAGACGCAAATATGCGCCGGAGATAAATTTATGGACACCTGTCCC GGTGACTCCGGAGGACCACTGCAGATAAAGTTGCTTCACAATGGAAAAGTATCTCCGTTTCTCGTAGGCGTCACTTCGTTTGGTAGCGCGTGTGGAACATCAACACCGGGAGTCTATACGAGGGTATCATCATATTATCAATGGATCCTGAAAACAATACAAAGTCTGGAAAGCAGCGTGCGCG ATTGGAGTCTAGAACCCGTTGGATGCGCCCTACGATACGTTCCATTGCGGGAGTACGAAGACGACGTGATAGTCAGCCGTTCCGAGGACTTTATTTCTCTTGACTCCACGAAAGCGCACATGCATTTTGgcgaaaaaaatttacaacataCGGTTACTGTGGGCTGGCAAGATCGACGCGTATGGAGGGAAAATTGCAGTGGAACATTGATTGCGGATGACACTGTGCTGACTGTGGCCGAATGTGCGTCGCACTCTGG CGTTACTCCGTCACACGTGGTTATTAATTCAAACGGGAATACTTCCAATATAGGAATGATTTATGTGCATCCGGGATACATAAGAAATTCTCTATATAATAATATTGCAGTTTTGAAGCTAAAGGATCGAGTACAGTTTTCTGACCGTGTAACTCCGGCATGCATCTGGCATTCGCCTGAAATTCCCGATCCGCAAGTGGAAGTGGCAGGTATTGGTCGAACCGATATAAACGAATTTCACTTCTATGGAGAACCTGAAGGATTTA AACCAATGAAACGGACACTATTACCCAGACTTAGCGTAAATACCCCTCAAAACTGTTCGATTCctgaaaaattttattctcaGCTGTCGCGGGGCTTAGCCCCAGAGCATCTTTGTGTCGGAGATCGTTTATTTTTGGTTCCTGATTCATGCCAACTACTTTACGGAGCCCCTATCCAGCGACAAATTTGGAGGAACGGTCGTTACTTTGCCTATGCTTATGGATTGAATGCTTTCGGTAGGGATTGTGGTTTTGGAGAGGCAGCCGTAGCAACGAGATTAGTTAGCCACGTGGACTGGCTGAAATCGGTTCTACTTCCTAACATTCACGATGGGCAATCTTCGGTTCAGTTCGTCAATCCAGAGTGGAAGGAAAACGATAGGTGTAGTTTCGATCACGGCAATGAACTGCCTGGAATTTGCACCCATTATACGAAATGTTCGAAGATATGGAACGACTTCAAAGCTAAACGACGTGTAAGCTTTTGCTCCTCTGTGCAGGTGGTTTGTTGTCCGCGACAATTTGTGGAAAGCAATATTAAGCAACAACGAGGGAATGAATTGGATACCTGTCGGACGGATTACCGACGATTCCATCCGAAACTATTTAACCTATATACGGCCACGGGCCTTTCACATACG GTTACCATAACCTGGAAGGATTCGAAGTCGGTCCGTTGTCTAGCATCGCTCATCACCAAACGCACTGCAGTTACATCGGCTAGTTGTGCGTTATCGCAGCCAAACAAACCAACCACGGCCGTACTAGCGAATAATGAATCGATCGCAATAGAGCAAACTGTTGTTCATCCAGACTACAACAGTAATGATAATTCAAACAATATTGCACTCGTTAAACTGACCAATGAAGTAAAACCAACTGCGGCAGTATATCCAGCCTGTGTCTGGACAAACATAACTCACACACCGCTTGATCTACTGTCAATTGAAGCAG GGAACGTCGAAAATATCAAGAGAAAGGTCGCACCCATGTACAACTCCGATTGCCAACGTGATTATACACGACGCATTGCGGCTGATCATCTGTGCGTCGAAGATCTCCAGCTGTACGCCAACAATACTTGCTATATTACGGGCGATCAGTTGATTTGGACTAGCGTCGATGAATCTGCAGTTGGCGACTCTGCAGTCACGTTTTACGTAGTTGGTTTTTACAGCTTCGGTGAGAAGTGTCGTGAAGCTTATCCTGCTGTATTCACCAGGATCTCATCGTATGTTAATTGGATACGAGAGAATATCTAA